In Streptomyces hawaiiensis, one genomic interval encodes:
- a CDS encoding SDR family oxidoreductase has protein sequence MPATDSTALPVLVVGATGSLGSKVVDELLGRGKNVRALVRPASDAGRLESRGVQIARGDMLNVDSLVAAMNGADAVITTAAGYTRGGKNANDIDTIGNANLAEAAHRTGIRRFVLTSILTSDQTPQVPHFWHKKLAEDRLEQLGVPFVALRPGAFLDQVASMAGNPVDKDRMVWIGKATVPLTFVHTSDLAAYLAAAVDVEAEAGERIDIGWDRPVSMREVADVMGSRAGKKIKVRAVPSAVARTAGAVAGRFMPLIADMAAMFRWFETGRYVADPHRQEQLFGPVPTAEEALARYTDELRTARHR, from the coding sequence GAACTCCTGGGGCGCGGCAAGAACGTCCGCGCCCTGGTGAGGCCGGCCAGCGACGCCGGCCGGCTCGAAAGCCGGGGCGTTCAGATCGCCCGCGGCGACATGCTCAACGTCGACTCGCTCGTGGCCGCGATGAACGGTGCCGACGCCGTCATCACCACCGCCGCCGGCTACACCCGCGGCGGCAAGAACGCCAACGACATCGACACCATCGGCAACGCCAACCTCGCCGAGGCCGCCCACCGCACCGGCATCCGGCGGTTCGTCCTGACCAGCATCCTCACCAGCGACCAGACGCCACAGGTCCCGCACTTCTGGCACAAGAAGCTCGCCGAGGACAGGCTCGAACAGCTCGGCGTCCCGTTCGTCGCCCTGCGCCCGGGGGCGTTCCTCGACCAGGTCGCGAGCATGGCGGGCAACCCGGTCGACAAGGACCGCATGGTGTGGATCGGCAAGGCCACCGTCCCGCTGACCTTCGTCCACACCTCCGACCTCGCGGCGTACCTGGCAGCCGCGGTCGACGTCGAGGCCGAGGCCGGTGAGCGGATCGACATCGGCTGGGACCGTCCGGTCAGCATGCGAGAGGTGGCCGACGTGATGGGCAGCCGGGCCGGAAAGAAGATCAAGGTGCGGGCCGTCCCGTCCGCCGTAGCACGCACCGCAGGAGCCGTCGCCGGCCGCTTCATGCCCCTGATCGCGGACATGGCCGCGATGTTCCGCTGGTTCGAGACCGGACGCTACGTCGCCGACCCCCACCGCCAGGAGCAGCTGTTCGGCCCCGTACCCACGGCCGAGGAGGCCCTCGCCCGATACACCGACGAGCTGCGCACCGCGCGGCACCGGTGA
- a CDS encoding DUF192 domain-containing protein, whose protein sequence is MGRHWRDGRGELVVHGGSGELSVTVPLEIATSYRARTKGLLGRDSIDGAILLSPANSVHTFRMRMPIDVAYLDRHLRVIAVRTMRPGRLGMPRLRARHVVEAGAGAMSEWGVRNGARVDVVVPVEGG, encoded by the coding sequence ATGGGGCGGCATTGGCGGGACGGGCGTGGTGAGCTGGTCGTGCACGGGGGTTCTGGAGAGCTGTCCGTCACAGTGCCGCTGGAGATCGCCACCTCCTATCGGGCCCGTACGAAGGGGCTGTTGGGGCGGGACTCCATCGACGGGGCGATCCTGCTCTCTCCCGCCAACAGCGTGCACACGTTTCGTATGCGGATGCCGATCGATGTCGCCTACCTGGACCGTCACCTGCGCGTCATCGCCGTGCGGACCATGCGGCCGGGGCGGCTGGGGATGCCTCGGCTGCGGGCCCGGCATGTGGTGGAGGCAGGGGCCGGGGCGATGAGTGAGTGGGGAGTTCGGAACGGGGCTCGGGTGGACGTGGTCGTGCCGGTGGAGGGAGGTTAG
- a CDS encoding LLM class flavin-dependent oxidoreductase, whose product MTTLGAVFRPQLAPEQLRSVCEVAESAGLQELWLWEDCFREGGISTAAAALAWTERVRVGVGLLPVPLRNVAITAMEAASLHRMFPGRAILGVGHGVQDWMGQVGARVESPVTLLREHLLALRALLGGERVTVDGRYVKLDDVALDWPPEGPHGGVLAGATGPRSLRLTGEAADGTILTASTNAEGVRKARQLVAEGRAAAGRGDGPHPVVAYLLTATGHDAAARLRAELADEGLEAVPDLGVAGDAGAVAKAVERLVEAGADSVVLQPTADEPDPEGFVRFAAEEVRPLVP is encoded by the coding sequence ATGACCACACTAGGCGCAGTCTTCCGCCCCCAACTCGCCCCCGAGCAACTCCGTTCGGTCTGTGAAGTCGCGGAGAGCGCAGGACTCCAAGAGCTCTGGCTCTGGGAGGACTGCTTCAGGGAAGGCGGCATCTCCACCGCCGCCGCTGCCCTCGCGTGGACCGAGCGGGTGCGGGTCGGGGTCGGGCTGTTGCCCGTGCCCTTGCGGAACGTTGCCATCACGGCCATGGAGGCCGCCTCACTGCACCGGATGTTCCCGGGGCGGGCGATCCTCGGTGTGGGGCACGGCGTGCAGGACTGGATGGGGCAGGTCGGCGCCCGGGTCGAGTCGCCCGTCACCCTGCTGCGGGAGCATCTGCTCGCGCTTCGGGCCCTGTTGGGCGGCGAGCGGGTCACCGTCGACGGGCGGTACGTCAAGCTCGACGACGTGGCCCTCGACTGGCCGCCGGAAGGGCCCCACGGCGGGGTGCTGGCCGGGGCCACCGGGCCGCGGTCGCTGCGGCTCACCGGGGAGGCCGCCGACGGGACCATTCTCACCGCCTCCACGAACGCCGAGGGCGTGCGCAAGGCGCGGCAGCTCGTGGCGGAGGGGCGGGCGGCGGCCGGGCGTGGGGACGGGCCGCACCCTGTCGTCGCCTATCTGCTCACCGCCACCGGGCATGACGCCGCCGCCCGGCTGCGCGCGGAGCTCGCGGACGAGGGGCTCGAAGCCGTTCCGGACCTCGGGGTCGCCGGAGACGCCGGGGCCGTCGCCAAGGCCGTCGAGCGGCTGGTCGAGGCCGGGGCCGACAGCGTCGTGCTGCAGCCGACCGCGGACGAGCCCGACCCGGAGGGGTTCGTGCGGTTCGCGGCCGAGGAAGTGCGACCCCTGGTTCCCTGA
- a CDS encoding class I SAM-dependent methyltransferase, with amino-acid sequence MAEHPEPRPSHPTAFEDLLAEGASVPTDGWNFSWFEGRATEARPSWGYAVSMAERLGRASAVLDVQTGGGEVLDFALSGATAKPTTAKATDKAAEAAEAADAAPAKPPLLTVATEGWPPNVAKATALLRPRGVAVVAAAEDDPLPFADGAFDLVVSRHPVRPHWDEITRVLRPGGTYFAQHVGPGSGFELVEYFLGPQPDDVHSTRHPDRERADAEAAGLEVVGLRAERLRMEFHDIGAVVHFLRKVVWMVPGFTVEAYEPQLRELHERIRAEGPFVAHSTRHLLDARKPG; translated from the coding sequence ATGGCAGAGCACCCGGAACCCCGCCCCTCACACCCCACCGCCTTCGAAGACCTCCTGGCTGAAGGCGCTTCCGTCCCGACGGACGGCTGGAACTTCTCCTGGTTCGAAGGGCGGGCGACGGAAGCACGCCCCTCCTGGGGCTACGCCGTGTCGATGGCCGAGCGGCTGGGCCGGGCGAGCGCCGTGCTCGATGTGCAGACCGGGGGCGGTGAGGTGCTGGACTTCGCCCTCTCCGGAGCCACAGCCAAGCCCACCACTGCCAAGGCCACGGACAAAGCCGCCGAGGCCGCCGAAGCCGCCGACGCCGCCCCGGCAAAGCCACCCCTCCTCACCGTCGCCACCGAAGGCTGGCCCCCCAACGTCGCCAAAGCCACCGCCCTGCTCCGTCCGCGCGGCGTCGCGGTCGTCGCCGCTGCCGAGGACGACCCGCTGCCCTTCGCCGACGGTGCCTTCGACCTGGTCGTCAGCCGCCATCCCGTCCGCCCGCACTGGGACGAGATCACCCGCGTCCTCCGGCCCGGCGGGACGTACTTCGCCCAGCACGTCGGCCCGGGCAGCGGCTTCGAACTCGTCGAGTACTTCCTCGGACCCCAGCCGGACGACGTACACAGCACCCGCCACCCCGACCGGGAGCGTGCCGACGCCGAGGCCGCCGGGCTCGAGGTCGTCGGTCTGCGGGCGGAGCGGCTGCGCATGGAGTTCCACGACATCGGCGCGGTCGTGCACTTCCTGCGCAAGGTGGTCTGGATGGTCCCCGGCTTCACCGTCGAGGCGTACGAGCCGCAGCTCCGGGAGCTGCACGAGCGCATCCGGGCCGAAGGCCCCTTCGTCGCCCACAGCACCCGCCACCTCCTCGACGCGCGTAAGCCGGGCTGA
- a CDS encoding isoprenyl transferase → MNLRDKLRGLLVRLYARRVEGHLDHAQVPKHIGVIMDGNRRWAKAAGSSTVDGHRAGAGKIEEFLGWCTETDVEVVTLWLLSTDNFDRPQNELGPLLGIIEDVARTLAADGRWRVRHVGTPDLLPSGMQTVLKEAEETTAHVDGIVVNVAIGYGGRQEIADAVRSMLLDAQEKGTSMEELAEAVDIDMIGRHLYTSDQPDPDLVIRTSGEQRLSGFMLWQTAHSEYYFCDVFWPAFRKVDFLRAMRDYAARHRRYGG, encoded by the coding sequence GTGAACCTGCGCGACAAGCTGCGCGGCCTGCTGGTCAGGCTGTACGCACGCCGGGTGGAAGGTCACCTGGACCACGCTCAGGTGCCCAAGCACATCGGCGTCATCATGGACGGCAACCGGCGCTGGGCGAAGGCCGCCGGTTCCAGCACCGTCGACGGTCACCGGGCCGGCGCCGGAAAGATCGAGGAGTTCCTCGGCTGGTGCACCGAGACCGACGTCGAGGTCGTCACGCTCTGGCTGCTGTCCACGGACAACTTCGACCGGCCGCAGAACGAGCTCGGCCCCCTGCTCGGCATCATCGAGGACGTCGCCCGCACCCTGGCCGCCGACGGCCGCTGGCGCGTGCGCCACGTCGGCACGCCGGATCTGCTGCCCTCCGGGATGCAGACGGTCCTCAAGGAGGCCGAGGAGACCACCGCGCACGTCGACGGGATAGTGGTCAACGTCGCCATCGGCTACGGCGGCCGCCAGGAGATCGCCGACGCCGTGCGCTCGATGCTGCTCGACGCCCAGGAGAAGGGCACCTCGATGGAGGAGCTCGCCGAGGCGGTCGACATCGACATGATCGGGCGTCACCTCTACACGAGCGACCAGCCCGACCCCGACCTGGTGATCCGCACCAGTGGCGAGCAGCGCCTGTCCGGATTCATGCTCTGGCAGACCGCGCACTCCGAGTATTACTTCTGTGACGTGTTCTGGCCGGCGTTCCGCAAGGTCGACTTCCTGCGCGCCATGCGTGACTACGCCGCCCGCCACCGGCGCTACGGCGGCTGA
- a CDS encoding PhoH family protein, translating into MVTSTKRHKPDRRTYVLDTSVLLADPNALNRFDEHEVVLPIVVVTELEAKRHHPELGYFARQALRLLDEFRVRHGRLDAPIPIGDLGGTVRVELNHSDPSVLPSGYRLGDNDSRILAVARNLQAEGFDVTVVSKDLPLRIKASSVGLLAEEYRAELAITDSSGWTGMSELTLPGEQVDILFEEGHVHVPEAAGLPVHTGLMIQSERGKALGRVTPEGAIRVVRGDREAFGIKGRSAEQRIALDLLLDPDVGIVSMGGRAGTGKSALALCAGLEAVLERRQHQKVMVFRPLYAVGGQELGYLPGSEAEKMSPWAQAVFDTLSAVTSREVIEEVTARGMLEVLPLTHIRGRSLHDAFVIVDEAQSLERNVLLTVLSRIGANSRVVLTHDVAQRDNLRVGRYDGVVAVVEKLKGHPLFAHVTLTRSERSQIAALVTEMLEDGQI; encoded by the coding sequence GTGGTGACCAGCACAAAGCGCCACAAGCCCGACCGGCGCACCTATGTTCTCGACACCAGCGTCCTGCTGGCCGACCCGAACGCCCTGAACCGCTTCGACGAGCACGAGGTCGTGCTCCCCATCGTCGTGGTCACGGAGCTGGAGGCAAAGAGGCACCATCCCGAACTCGGCTACTTCGCCCGGCAGGCCCTGCGCCTGCTCGACGAGTTCCGCGTCCGGCACGGCCGCCTCGACGCCCCCATCCCGATCGGGGATCTGGGCGGGACCGTCCGTGTCGAGCTCAACCACTCGGACCCCAGCGTGCTGCCCAGCGGCTACCGCCTGGGGGACAACGACTCCCGCATCCTCGCGGTCGCCCGCAATCTGCAGGCCGAGGGGTTCGACGTCACCGTCGTATCGAAGGACCTCCCGCTCAGGATCAAGGCCTCCTCCGTCGGGCTCCTCGCCGAGGAGTACCGCGCGGAGCTCGCCATCACGGACTCCTCCGGCTGGACCGGAATGTCCGAACTGACCCTGCCAGGCGAGCAGGTGGACATCCTCTTCGAGGAGGGACACGTCCACGTCCCCGAGGCCGCCGGCCTGCCGGTGCACACGGGCCTGATGATCCAGTCGGAGCGCGGCAAGGCGCTCGGGCGGGTCACGCCCGAGGGCGCCATCCGTGTCGTACGCGGGGATCGTGAGGCGTTCGGCATCAAGGGCCGCAGCGCCGAGCAGCGGATCGCGCTCGACCTGCTGCTCGATCCGGATGTCGGGATCGTGTCGATGGGCGGCCGGGCCGGCACCGGCAAGTCGGCGCTGGCACTGTGCGCGGGACTGGAGGCGGTGCTGGAGCGCCGCCAGCACCAGAAGGTGATGGTCTTCCGTCCGCTGTACGCGGTGGGCGGGCAGGAGCTGGGCTATCTGCCGGGCTCCGAGGCCGAGAAGATGAGCCCCTGGGCGCAGGCCGTGTTCGACACGCTGTCGGCGGTCACGTCCCGGGAGGTCATCGAGGAGGTCACCGCACGCGGGATGCTGGAGGTCCTGCCGCTCACCCACATCCGCGGCCGCTCGCTGCACGACGCGTTCGTGATCGTGGACGAGGCCCAGTCGCTGGAACGGAACGTACTTCTCACCGTTCTGTCCCGGATCGGGGCCAATTCACGGGTGGTTCTCACTCATGACGTGGCCCAGCGGGACAACCTCAGGGTCGGCCGGTACGACGGTGTGGTCGCCGTCGTCGAGAAGCTGAAGGGGCATCCGCTCTTCGCGCACGTGACCCTTACGCGGTCCGAGAGGTCCCAGATCGCCGCCCTTGTGACCGAAATGCTCGAAGATGGTCAGATCTGA
- a CDS encoding transglycosylase SLT domain-containing protein, whose amino-acid sequence MSRISVRGFAVASATAVTAVGSVVGVASGSTAQNNDAEATASGATLLADIPAGQQAQVQTASLTQQADAQAIQADVSAKKDAEEAARKAAAETAVAKKEAAEKAAKAAKEAKERAAEVKEAAASRSKDISDFPVASSYSIAQIQAMARQVVPSGQFQCFSNIVDHESDWNYKAVNPSSGAYGMFQALPGSKMSSVGADWRTNPATQIKWGLNYMNDRYGSPCDAWSFWQANHWY is encoded by the coding sequence GTGAGCCGGATCTCGGTCCGGGGATTCGCAGTGGCCTCGGCCACAGCGGTCACCGCTGTCGGAAGCGTCGTCGGCGTTGCCTCGGGCAGCACCGCGCAGAACAACGACGCCGAAGCGACGGCAAGCGGCGCGACGCTGCTCGCGGACATCCCCGCGGGCCAGCAGGCCCAGGTGCAGACCGCGTCGCTGACGCAGCAGGCCGACGCACAGGCCATCCAGGCGGACGTAAGCGCGAAGAAGGACGCCGAGGAGGCCGCCCGCAAGGCCGCCGCCGAGACGGCCGTCGCCAAGAAGGAGGCCGCCGAGAAGGCGGCCAAGGCGGCGAAGGAGGCCAAGGAGCGCGCCGCGGAGGTCAAGGAAGCCGCCGCCAGCCGCTCCAAGGACATCTCCGACTTCCCCGTCGCGAGTTCCTACAGCATCGCCCAGATCCAGGCCATGGCACGGCAGGTTGTGCCGTCGGGTCAGTTCCAGTGCTTCAGCAACATCGTGGACCACGAGTCCGACTGGAACTACAAGGCGGTCAACCCCTCCTCCGGGGCCTACGGCATGTTCCAGGCGCTGCCCGGTTCCAAGATGTCGTCCGTCGGCGCCGACTGGCGGACCAACCCGGCCACCCAGATCAAGTGGGGCCTGAACTACATGAACGACCGCTACGGCAGCCCCTGTGACGCCTGGTCGTTCTGGCAGGCCAACCACTGGTACTGA
- a CDS encoding AI-2E family transporter produces MSRVPGWLGRLGAGLTDMSERYNARRAEAERERDDSESRTLADEHVPPPPDYAPDVAARPDPALAVPWGVRVAAEAGWRLLVLAGTVWVLMRVISAVQLVVLSFVIALLITAMLQPTVARLRRHGVPRGPATALTAILGFVVMGLIGWFVTWQVMENIDDLSGQIQDGIDELRNWLLNSPFHVTDKQINEIAKNLREAVGANTDQITSAGLEGVTVVVEALTGILLAVFCTLFLLYDGKRIWQWTLKLVPAAARPGVAGAGPAAWRTLTAYVRGTVIVALIDAIFIGLGIYFLDVPMAVPLAVFIFLGAFIPLVGAVASGALAVVVALVTQGVFTAVMTLVVVLAVQQIEGHILQPFILGRAVRVHPLAVVLSVAAGGMVAGIGGAVVAVPLVAVTNTVVGYLRSYSQKAALRHSVRPRGATAVSAEPTPQTPSE; encoded by the coding sequence ATGTCGCGAGTGCCAGGGTGGCTCGGCCGGCTCGGTGCCGGGCTGACCGATATGAGCGAGCGGTACAACGCACGCCGTGCCGAGGCCGAACGGGAGCGGGACGACTCCGAGTCCCGGACGCTCGCCGACGAACACGTGCCGCCGCCCCCGGACTACGCGCCCGACGTCGCCGCCCGTCCCGATCCCGCGCTGGCCGTGCCGTGGGGGGTGCGGGTCGCAGCCGAGGCCGGCTGGCGGCTCCTCGTCCTCGCGGGCACCGTATGGGTGCTGATGCGGGTCATCAGCGCCGTCCAGCTCGTGGTGCTCTCGTTCGTCATCGCGCTGCTCATCACGGCGATGCTGCAGCCGACGGTGGCGCGGCTGCGGCGCCACGGCGTGCCGCGCGGGCCGGCGACCGCGCTGACGGCGATCCTCGGCTTCGTCGTCATGGGCCTCATCGGCTGGTTCGTGACCTGGCAGGTCATGGAGAACATCGACGACCTCTCGGGCCAGATCCAGGACGGCATCGACGAGTTGCGGAACTGGCTGCTGAACAGCCCCTTCCACGTCACGGACAAGCAGATCAACGAGATCGCCAAGAACCTGCGTGAGGCGGTCGGGGCGAACACCGACCAGATCACCTCGGCGGGTCTGGAGGGCGTGACGGTCGTCGTCGAGGCGCTGACCGGGATCCTGCTGGCCGTCTTCTGCACGCTGTTCCTGCTCTACGACGGCAAGCGGATCTGGCAGTGGACGCTGAAGCTGGTGCCGGCGGCGGCTCGGCCGGGGGTGGCCGGGGCCGGTCCGGCGGCGTGGCGGACGCTGACGGCGTATGTGCGGGGCACGGTGATCGTCGCGCTGATCGACGCGATCTTCATCGGGCTCGGGATCTACTTCCTCGATGTTCCGATGGCCGTGCCGCTGGCGGTGTTCATCTTCCTGGGCGCGTTCATCCCGCTGGTGGGCGCGGTGGCCTCCGGGGCGCTGGCCGTGGTCGTCGCGCTGGTCACCCAGGGGGTGTTCACGGCCGTCATGACGCTGGTGGTGGTACTCGCGGTGCAGCAGATCGAGGGGCACATCCTGCAGCCGTTCATCCTGGGACGGGCCGTGCGGGTGCATCCGCTGGCGGTGGTGCTGTCGGTCGCGGCCGGCGGGATGGTGGCCGGGATCGGGGGCGCTGTCGTCGCCGTGCCGCTGGTGGCGGTGACCAACACGGTCGTGGGGTATCTGCGGTCGTATTCGCAGAAGGCGGCGCTCCGGCATTCGGTGCGGCCGCGCGGGGCCACGGCGGTGAGCGCGGAGCCGACCCCGCAGACGCCGTCCGAGTAG
- a CDS encoding alkyl hydroperoxide reductase: MSLDALKSAIPDYAKDLKLNLGSVIGNSDLPAQQLWGTVLATAIASRSPIVLRELEPEAKASLSPEAYTAAKAAAAVMAMNNVFYRTRHLLSDHEYGTLRAGLRMNVIGNPGVDKVDFELWSFAVSAINGCGMCLDSHEQVLRKAGLDREVVQEAFKIASVIQAVGVTLDAEAVLAE; encoded by the coding sequence ATGTCGCTGGATGCCCTGAAGTCCGCCATACCGGACTACGCCAAGGACCTGAAGCTCAACCTGGGCTCGGTCATCGGCAACTCCGACCTGCCGGCCCAGCAGCTGTGGGGCACGGTGCTGGCGACGGCGATCGCCTCGCGCTCCCCGATCGTGCTGCGTGAGCTGGAGCCGGAGGCGAAGGCGAGTCTGTCGCCGGAGGCCTACACGGCGGCCAAGGCCGCTGCCGCGGTGATGGCGATGAACAACGTCTTCTACCGCACCCGTCACCTCCTTTCGGACCACGAGTACGGCACCCTGCGCGCGGGCCTGCGGATGAACGTCATCGGCAACCCGGGCGTCGACAAGGTCGACTTCGAGCTGTGGTCGTTCGCGGTCTCCGCCATCAACGGCTGCGGCATGTGCCTGGACTCCCACGAGCAGGTGCTGCGCAAGGCCGGCCTCGACCGCGAGGTCGTCCAGGAGGCGTTCAAGATCGCCTCCGTGATCCAGGCGGTCGGCGTCACGCTGGACGCCGAGGCGGTTCTGGCCGAGTAA
- a CDS encoding peroxiredoxin, with translation MLTVGDKFPEFDLTACVSLEKGKEFQQINHKSYEGQWKVIFAWPKDFTFVCPTEIAAFGKLNEEFADRDAQVLGFSGDSEFVHHAWRKDHDDLRDLPFPMMADSKHELMRDLGIEGEDGFAKRAVFIVDQNNEIQFSMVTAGSVGRNPKEVLRVLDALQTDELCPCNWSKGDETLDPVALLSGE, from the coding sequence GTGCTCACCGTCGGTGACAAGTTCCCCGAGTTCGACCTGACCGCCTGTGTCTCGCTGGAGAAGGGCAAGGAGTTCCAGCAGATCAACCACAAGAGCTACGAGGGTCAGTGGAAGGTCATCTTCGCGTGGCCCAAGGACTTCACCTTCGTGTGCCCGACCGAGATCGCCGCCTTCGGCAAGCTGAACGAGGAGTTCGCGGACCGCGACGCGCAGGTCCTCGGCTTCTCCGGTGACTCCGAGTTCGTCCACCACGCCTGGCGCAAGGACCACGACGACCTGCGCGACCTGCCGTTCCCGATGATGGCCGACTCCAAGCACGAGCTGATGCGCGACCTCGGCATCGAGGGCGAGGACGGCTTCGCCAAGCGCGCGGTGTTCATCGTGGACCAGAACAACGAGATCCAGTTCTCGATGGTGACCGCGGGCTCGGTCGGCCGTAACCCGAAGGAGGTCCTCCGGGTCCTGGACGCGCTCCAGACGGACGAGCTGTGCCCCTGCAACTGGTCGAAGGGCGACGAGACCCTCGACCCCGTCGCGCTGCTCTCCGGGGAGTGA
- a CDS encoding LysR substrate-binding domain-containing protein, with the protein MTVGNKRRQPSLAQLRAFAAVAEHLHFRDAAAAIGMSQPALSGAVSALEETLGVTLLERTTRKVLLSPEGERIAVRAKAVLGEVGALLEEAEAVRAPFTGVLRLGVIPTVAPYLLPTVLRLVHERYPHLDLQVHEEQTASLLDGLAGGRLDLLLLAVPLGVPGVAELPLFDEDFVLVTPLDHRLGGREGIPRQALRELNLLLLDEGHCLRDQALDICREAGRDDVPVTTTAAGLSTLVQLVAGGLGVTLLPRTALKVETSRSNQLLTGYFADPAPTRRIALAMRMGAARGAEYEELAAALRQALRPLPVRVLEQDT; encoded by the coding sequence GTGACTGTCGGTAATAAGCGCAGGCAGCCCAGCCTGGCCCAGCTCCGTGCCTTCGCGGCCGTGGCCGAACACCTTCATTTCCGGGACGCTGCCGCGGCGATCGGCATGAGCCAGCCCGCCCTCTCGGGCGCCGTGTCGGCCCTGGAGGAAACACTCGGAGTGACGCTCCTCGAGCGTACGACGCGCAAGGTGCTGCTCTCACCCGAGGGCGAGCGGATCGCCGTACGGGCCAAGGCCGTTCTGGGGGAGGTGGGCGCGCTCCTGGAGGAGGCCGAGGCGGTCCGGGCGCCCTTCACCGGGGTGCTGCGGCTCGGCGTGATCCCGACGGTCGCGCCCTATCTGCTGCCGACCGTCCTGCGGCTCGTCCACGAACGCTATCCGCACCTCGACCTCCAGGTGCACGAGGAGCAGACCGCCAGCCTGCTCGACGGCCTCGCCGGCGGCCGGCTCGATCTGTTGCTGCTCGCAGTGCCCCTGGGAGTACCGGGCGTGGCCGAACTGCCGCTGTTCGACGAGGACTTCGTGCTCGTCACCCCGCTCGACCACCGGCTCGGCGGCCGCGAGGGCATTCCGCGTCAGGCGCTGCGCGAGCTGAATCTGCTGCTGCTGGACGAGGGGCACTGCCTGCGGGACCAGGCCCTCGACATCTGCCGGGAGGCCGGCCGCGACGACGTGCCGGTCACCACCACCGCGGCCGGGCTGTCCACGCTGGTGCAGCTCGTCGCGGGCGGACTCGGCGTCACACTGCTGCCGCGCACCGCCCTCAAGGTCGAGACCTCCCGCAGCAACCAGCTCCTCACCGGGTACTTCGCCGACCCGGCCCCCACCCGCCGGATCGCGCTGGCGATGCGGATGGGGGCCGCGCGCGGCGCGGAGTACGAGGAGCTCGCGGCCGCCCTGCGGCAGGCGCTGCGCCCGCTGCCCGTACGGGTGCTGGAGCAGGACACCTGA